The Salminus brasiliensis chromosome 4, fSalBra1.hap2, whole genome shotgun sequence nucleotide sequence GGCTCTTAGAGTGTTGGTTAATAAACCTCTTTTCTATTTCAcactcaaaaaaaagaaactttaTATATTAACTTAAAACCCATTAAACAAATTAGTGTCCTCATgcaatctgtttttttttgttttgtttaacagTGTATTGCCTGCAGAAATGGGTTTGCTTGTGGTTATTTTTAAGCGACACCTAGAAAGGCAGATGGTTTGGCTGGTTAACAGGTTTTATGGATGCTTTGTATTAATGAAGTTTCCTTTAGTGTGAGCGTTGCTACAATCGTCATCCTCTGCCTTCTACAAGCTGTCAATAAAAAAATTGTCAATAAAAAGTGTTTAATTTTTGTGTAACTGTGTCAGTCATAATGGAAATGGTGAAATAGATCAAAGACTGTCGAGAGCAGAATCTGTTGATCTGCACATGTCGCATGAGCACAAAGCTACTGCTGGTCCTTTGATTCTTGTCACTGATCTGTAagtaatatgaataataatttatccccatttatttatatagttctTTGGTGCCTGTGGATGAGGACCATTGCAGAATGGAGGAGGAAAGGGAGAAACCGGAAGACTGGAGAGGTACAGTGTTGGAGAAGGTCCTGTCTTCACTCTGCTCTTACCACAGACTGCTCCTATATCACATGCTTCAGGACATGCGGGAGGATTACGGCGTGGCAGTAGCTCTGAGGGAAGGCCACAGGCGGATGGCAAAAACTGAGCCTTACTGCTGTCCTGCTGAACAAACATCTCTCAGTGATCCTTTACCCTGCACACTAAGTAgctgtgcagctgtgtgtggattTAGAAAGTGTGCCTTTAGCCCCACTTGTATTGGTATGAGCGCCGTCAGCGGCCTGACCTGCCAAAATCTGGCTCATGGCTGCGTCAGCAAAGTCGTTTGTCCGAGCTCTGCTATTTGCTGCGCTCATCGCAAAAATATTGTGTGCCAACATCAGCGAAGCAATGAACATGCGTGCCTTTCACATGCAGGCAGTGTGTTGGGTGTCCAGATCAGCCATGCCCGTGTTCTTCAATCTTGTGGCGCTTGCCAAACTTGCCGTAGCCCCTCGCCACCCCCGCTGTCGCCAGTGCTGGTGGATATAGAGTGTAAAATGGGCAACAAAAACATCAGCTGTAAAGGTCAGGAATTTTTGGCACAAAGAAAATCTCCACCTCTTTTACCTCACCGAACtgagagagaaggtgaaggTAAAGCGCTGCAGTCTGATGCTCGGCATGCTGGGGCATCTCCCTCTGTTCTGGTTAAAGATATGCATTCTGAGACTGAAGAGGATAAACGTTACTGTGGAACTTTCTTTGGGGGAATAATGGATGAATTTACTGAAAAACTAAAGAATATTCAACCAACCGAGAGGGAGCTGACTCCACAGAGCGCAGACCCAGGTCAACACGCGGAATTGTGCGACGACGCTCACCTGGCCGAGATTATAACCACGGTGTTGCACAGCAGCAGCGAAAAAGAGTATGACCTGAAGGAGCTCTTTGAGCAGCGCATGGCCACAGAACGGCGGTCCCCTCAGACACGCTCTCGCCGAAGACAGGAAGTGCTTGCAGCCCTCAGTCTATCCCCTGACCTACCAGCCTCCCGAAGGCAGAGTTTACAGATTAAACGAGATCTCGCACGGCTTGACCCTTCAGTCTGCAGAAGGAAATTGGAAATGGATAAaagcaagtgtccaaagaacATTAAGTCCTGTCTTACCTCTACGCTGTCTGTTAAAGGACTATCTGGCTTTTCTGAAAGCGTATCTGAAATGGAGCCCATAAAACAACTCTCGGACAGTCAAAGATTAACTTCAGAAACACAAAACCATCAAGAGGAACAAGAAAAGCAACCTGCTGACCCGACAGAAATCCCCCTCTGTAATGAAACGGACCTTCAGCAAACAGATTTATCTCACAGTAAGGCATTAACAAAGTTCCATCCGGACGGAAGTAAAATGTTCCAAACAAACGACAAAGTTGGAAGGTCCCGGAGAAACATTGTCCCTCCTCAGCGCTTCTCCTCTTATGTCACTGAGCCCAGGAAGATGTACTATGCAGCCTGTTTTTCTGAGGGTGTCTTCGTGAAGCATCCCCCTGACGTTAACGCTACATCTGAACATGACTCCACAGAGATGATCCATACAGCTGCTAAAACTGATACTAAACACCTAATCAAAACTGAAGCTCAAAATCGTATGAGGCATCATAGATCGAGTCATGGAATGAACACATTAACTGTTTTACCCCAAAAAATAAGAGTATATGAAGGTAACAGTGGTGACGATGATGCATCCCCAACAAAAAGGCTGAGGCTCTGTGCAGTGGAGAGTCTATTGAAATCTCAAAGCCCCGAGGTAATTCTGGGTCAGTCTGCTGATACACATAGCCTGAAAGTCAGTAAAGAACTAACGTATGTTAGTCCAATAAAGCTCATGCTGGTGTCACTCGTGAAAGGTGAGGATGGGGTTAAATACACACTCAAAGCCGCAGACTCTGGTTCAAACCCTCAAGGCGAAATGTTTGATCCTTGTGTTGAAGCTTCATGGGCTAGCAGCTCAAAAAATGAGCAAACCCAGGATGAAGATTTTGTGCAGAGTGTCGAGTTTTTGGGGTCCAACATGAAACCAACACAACTCATCTCTGCTGATCAGGTGGATTTGATTAATTTAACAGCTTTACCAGTTGTGCAAGAAGCAACTCCTGTGAAGAGACGCCCTGGACGGCCCAAAAAGTTGGGTCCACAGATTGAAAAATTGGTAAAGCGTCCCATTGGCAGACCCCCTAAAGCCAAAGCTGGAGACCCAAATAGCTTAAATGGCACAGATGTAAATCAGAGAACATGTGAAAAAATCAGTCAAGATGGCagcaaaaatctgaaaatcacaatCCTGTACGGGAGGTCAAGGAAAGCGAGGAGAGTGGTGTCCGAGGACTTGGAACGTCTTTCCACAAACCCACATTATGAGGTTCCAAGCAGCAGTTATGAGACTAGAAAAACGAATAGCAGCGGAGGTTCTGAAGTTAAGTTAGTCAAAGGTCCGTTAGAGGATCTACATTTTGTGATGCCTGTGGAAGACAGGAGAGGCTTTATCCATGCAAGCAGTAACATAAAATGTCAAAAGCAGAGCGATTCTGCAGTGACGAGAAAACCGGGGAGGCCACCTAAGGTCAAGATTTCTGGAATTTCTGTCACTGTTACTACAGTGTCGCCACGGCAACGCAAGATTCACTTGAAAAAAGACATAAAAGAATCACCTCTGCAGCACAGGGCTCTTGTAATGGAATTTGAACCTTCCAAAGAGCAGAAGACAGTCAGTCAACACAATAATGGGGTTCTGAATGATACAGTGGGTACCATGGAAGAAGGCTCTGAGCCTGTTCGACATTCTGTAAGGGAGCGCAAACCTTCCATTCATTTGCTGCACTCGGTTGCTACCGCCAGATCTTTTAGTCGTAGCAATGCACTGGTTTGTAGATCACACAAACTGCTTATGTGCAGAGCTATTACTGAGAACAACCACCAGACACAGCATGGGCCTGAGGTGGCAGCTAACAATGCAATTTCCAAAACGACAAGCCACAAGGTCAGTCACATGAAAAGCGTTGTTCGTTTTTCTGGAGTTTCAGTGGACTCCATTTTTGCATCAGATGAGAGTTTTAAGTGGTGGTCTACCACTGCGTCACCAGAGACCCTAAACAAAGAGTTAGCCAGAAGAATCAGGCTGATGTCGGACACGTGGGTTTCAGAAGTCCTGGAGGCAAAAAAGGCCGAAGAGGTTAAAATGAAGCAGAAGCCAAAAGTCACTGGTTGTGTTGAGAAGTCCTCAGCTGTGAAAATGCTGTTTGAGAGGAACTACAGCATGGAAAAGCTTTGCTCCTGGTTTATGCAGACCACAGAGACTCAGTCATTGGCTATTGTAAAGAAGGCCAGTGCAAGAAATCCTTATGAGGTCTTTCATTATAGTCCCATAAGACCCACCTGCAGAAAGAACGTTTGCCCAAGCCCACAAGCAGAACGTCTCAGGAAACATGTTAAGAAATTTGCTAAAGTTGTCCCAAAAAGTCCAACAATGCTTCGGCAAGCGCAAGCAACAGTGTACAAAGCGGGGAAGTCTTTCGCCAAGAGCTTCCTATTTAACACCTCAAAGGTTAACCTGAGGCATGCTGATACGCAGAAAACACCCAAGTCTTGTGGATCGTGGGGGGTCTACAGAACAGCTCTGCTTAGAGCAAGGTCAAAGTTCACAATCAATGGCAAGAAAACCTCCACAACTAAGGTAGATCTCAAAACCCACAGAGGTCACCTGAGAACTAGGGTGAAGACGACAGGTTTATCAAAAGAGCTACTTCCTTCAGTAAACAAAGTGCAGGAGGCAGCAGATATCTCGGAAAGTAAGTTGCTTAAGATTGATGCGTCTGAGCAGACAGCTGGCATTACTGGCATTTTCAAAGAAGAGAGGATTAGCTCTAAAGCCTGGAGCTCAGAGACCCTGAAGGAATGCAGGGTTTTCCTGAAAAAGATCAACTCTCCTAACGCAACCTCAGTGACGGAGGAGTACAACTTTTGCACAGTGAAGTTCAATATCTCACCTGCTGGGTGTGATCTCCCTATGAAACAAGAGGAACAAAAGAGCAGTGAAACCACCAAGTTGCAGAAGACCTTCTGTTCTCCAAGGAAATCCCACTCCTCTACAGAGGCAGAGCAGAGCAAGTCGGGCGCAAAACGCAGAAGTTCTCGCGCGAATGAGTCATCTCCAGCTAAAATTACACGACAGTTGAGGAGCAG carries:
- the lcorl gene encoding uncharacterized protein lcorl isoform X2; translated protein: MATRCRSAKCAAERRGARRELETWRHKLIACVGFESILEGIYGPRLLQDLSIFDDCEPEATSDWSTDACCPFCSLQLEKLTDHVPVSPPPAETPPPQGLSTSERLQCQADQFLHAVFHKKEFPENCDPSIPLAAQELMRKMIRQFAIEYACKSHSEGPEDPSVNQADFPKQAELDGPLDLTVSRGAPCRDLAVSSVAQCPQQEGVLDLSKKSTSSLNVPSQQAVSGSLVPVDEDHCRMEEEREKPEDWRGTVLEKVLSSLCSYHRLLLYHMLQDMREDYGVAVALREGHRRMAKTEPYCCPAEQTSLSDPLPCTLSSCAAVCGFRKCAFSPTCIGMSAVSGLTCQNLAHGCVSKVVCPSSAICCAHRKNIVCQHQRSNEHACLSHAGSVLGVQISHARVLQSCGACQTCRSPSPPPLSPVLVDIECKMGNKNISCKGQEFLAQRKSPPLLPHRTEREGEGKALQSDARHAGASPSVLVKDMHSETEEDKRYCGTFFGGIMDEFTEKLKNIQPTERELTPQSADPGQHAELCDDAHLAEIITTVLHSSSEKEYDLKELFEQRMATERRSPQTRSRRRQEVLAALSLSPDLPASRRQSLQIKRDLARLDPSVCRRKLEMDKSKCPKNIKSCLTSTLSVKGLSGFSESVSEMEPIKQLSDSQRLTSETQNHQEEQEKQPADPTEIPLCNETDLQQTDLSHSKALTKFHPDGSKMFQTNDKVGRSRRNIVPPQRFSSYVTEPRKMYYAACFSEGVFVKHPPDVNATSEHDSTEMIHTAAKTDTKHLIKTEAQNRMRHHRSSHGMNTLTVLPQKIRVYEGNSGDDDASPTKRLRLCAVESLLKSQSPEVILGQSADTHSLKVSKELTYVSPIKLMLVSLVKGEDGVKYTLKAADSGSNPQGEMFDPCVEASWASSSKNEQTQDEDFVQSVEFLGSNMKPTQLISADQVDLINLTALPVVQEATPVKRRPGRPKKLGPQIEKLVKRPIGRPPKAKAGDPNSLNGTDVNQRTCEKISQDGSKNLKITILYGRSRKARRVVSEDLERLSTNPHYEVPSSSYETRKTNSSGGSEVKLVKGPLEDLHFVMPVEDRRGFIHASSNIKCQKQSDSAVTRKPGRPPKVKISGISVTVTTVSPRQRKIHLKKDIKESPLQHRALVMEFEPSKEQKTVSQHNNGVLNDTVGTMEEGSEPVRHSVRERKPSIHLLHSVATARSFSRSNALVCRSHKLLMCRAITENNHQTQHGPEVAANNAISKTTSHKVSHMKSVVRFSGVSVDSIFASDESFKWWSTTASPETLNKELARRIRLMSDTWVSEVLEAKKAEEVKMKQKPKVTGCVEKSSAVKMLFERNYSMEKLCSWFMQTTETQSLAIVKKASARNPYEVFHYSPIRPTCRKNVCPSPQAERLRKHVKKFAKVVPKSPTMLRQAQATVYKAGKSFAKSFLFNTSKVNLRHADTQKTPKSCGSWGVYRTALLRARSKFTINGKKTSTTKVDLKTHRGHLRTRVKTTGLSKELLPSVNKVQEAADISESKLLKIDASEQTAGITGIFKEERISSKAWSSETLKECRVFLKKINSPNATSVTEEYNFCTVKFNISPAGCDLPMKQEEQKSSETTKLQKTFCSPRKSHSSTEAEQSKSGAKRRSSRANESSPAKITRQLRSSRGVLAARWCDFVLGPSR
- the lcorl gene encoding uncharacterized protein lcorl isoform X1, with translation MATRCRSAKCAAERRGARRELETWRHKLIACVGFESILEGIYGPRLLQDLSIFDDCEPEATSDWSTDACCPFCSLQLEKLTDHVPVSPPPAETPPPQGLSTSERLQCQADQFLHAVFHKKEFPENCDPSIPLAAQELMRKMIRQFAIEYACKSHSEGPEDPSVNQADFPKQAELDGPLDLTVSRGAPCRDLAVSSVAQCPQQAEGVLDLSKKSTSSLNVPSQQAVSGSLVPVDEDHCRMEEEREKPEDWRGTVLEKVLSSLCSYHRLLLYHMLQDMREDYGVAVALREGHRRMAKTEPYCCPAEQTSLSDPLPCTLSSCAAVCGFRKCAFSPTCIGMSAVSGLTCQNLAHGCVSKVVCPSSAICCAHRKNIVCQHQRSNEHACLSHAGSVLGVQISHARVLQSCGACQTCRSPSPPPLSPVLVDIECKMGNKNISCKGQEFLAQRKSPPLLPHRTEREGEGKALQSDARHAGASPSVLVKDMHSETEEDKRYCGTFFGGIMDEFTEKLKNIQPTERELTPQSADPGQHAELCDDAHLAEIITTVLHSSSEKEYDLKELFEQRMATERRSPQTRSRRRQEVLAALSLSPDLPASRRQSLQIKRDLARLDPSVCRRKLEMDKSKCPKNIKSCLTSTLSVKGLSGFSESVSEMEPIKQLSDSQRLTSETQNHQEEQEKQPADPTEIPLCNETDLQQTDLSHSKALTKFHPDGSKMFQTNDKVGRSRRNIVPPQRFSSYVTEPRKMYYAACFSEGVFVKHPPDVNATSEHDSTEMIHTAAKTDTKHLIKTEAQNRMRHHRSSHGMNTLTVLPQKIRVYEGNSGDDDASPTKRLRLCAVESLLKSQSPEVILGQSADTHSLKVSKELTYVSPIKLMLVSLVKGEDGVKYTLKAADSGSNPQGEMFDPCVEASWASSSKNEQTQDEDFVQSVEFLGSNMKPTQLISADQVDLINLTALPVVQEATPVKRRPGRPKKLGPQIEKLVKRPIGRPPKAKAGDPNSLNGTDVNQRTCEKISQDGSKNLKITILYGRSRKARRVVSEDLERLSTNPHYEVPSSSYETRKTNSSGGSEVKLVKGPLEDLHFVMPVEDRRGFIHASSNIKCQKQSDSAVTRKPGRPPKVKISGISVTVTTVSPRQRKIHLKKDIKESPLQHRALVMEFEPSKEQKTVSQHNNGVLNDTVGTMEEGSEPVRHSVRERKPSIHLLHSVATARSFSRSNALVCRSHKLLMCRAITENNHQTQHGPEVAANNAISKTTSHKVSHMKSVVRFSGVSVDSIFASDESFKWWSTTASPETLNKELARRIRLMSDTWVSEVLEAKKAEEVKMKQKPKVTGCVEKSSAVKMLFERNYSMEKLCSWFMQTTETQSLAIVKKASARNPYEVFHYSPIRPTCRKNVCPSPQAERLRKHVKKFAKVVPKSPTMLRQAQATVYKAGKSFAKSFLFNTSKVNLRHADTQKTPKSCGSWGVYRTALLRARSKFTINGKKTSTTKVDLKTHRGHLRTRVKTTGLSKELLPSVNKVQEAADISESKLLKIDASEQTAGITGIFKEERISSKAWSSETLKECRVFLKKINSPNATSVTEEYNFCTVKFNISPAGCDLPMKQEEQKSSETTKLQKTFCSPRKSHSSTEAEQSKSGAKRRSSRANESSPAKITRQLRSSRGVLAARWCDFVLGPSR